The sequence TGGCTGACACTTTTATTGAAATACGGTAGAATTTTGTCGGATAACATTGTCAACGGACGTAAGATTTATCTAATTCAGTTAGAAAAAGCAGTGAAATTCGCTAATCAGTTCGTTGATGTTATTGAACTTCCGTTCCCTAAAAATAAGCAGTATCCCGTAGAAGGTTGGGAGCATATTGAGGTTGTTATGCCATTTTTACCGAATGAATCGATAAATGAATGGGTACTGCGTATTAATATGCATTTTTTATGGAGCGAATTAACTCAATTAACCATTAAAGTGAGCGAGCCTAAAGTGGATGGTGAGAGATTGCCTAATCCATCTATTGCAGTAAGTTTTGTTGATAAGACATCAAATCATACTTGTATTAAGGTTCATCCTTATTCTATAAAGAAAATACTCGAGGTTTAGCAAA comes from Haemophilus haemolyticus and encodes:
- a CDS encoding VOC family protein, coding for MTNLQEKSPALFSDLAEFEKKIQQLAQMMSIDFSNYEIDHLAVRVNNEQNAKDWLTLLLKYGRILSDNIVNGRKIYLIQLEKAVKFANQFVDVIELPFPKNKQYPVEGWEHIEVVMPFLPNESINEWVLRINMHFLWSELTQLTIKVSEPKVDGERLPNPSIAVSFVDKTSNHTCIKVHPYSIKKILEV